A stretch of Brassica napus cultivar Da-Ae chromosome C6, Da-Ae, whole genome shotgun sequence DNA encodes these proteins:
- the LOC125589239 gene encoding 40S ribosomal protein S18 yields the protein MSLVANEEFQHILRVLNTNVDGKQKIMFALTSIKGIGRRLANIVCKKADVDMNKRAGELSAAEIDNLMTIVANPKQYKIPDWFLNRQKDYKDGKYSQVVSNALDMKLRDDLERLKKIRNHRGLRHYWGLRVRGQHTKTTGRRGKTVGVSKKR from the exons ATG TCGCTGGTAGCAAACGAGGAGTTCCAGCACATTCTGCGTGTGCTCAACACCAACGTCGATGGCAAGCAGAAGATTATGTTTGCTCTTACCTCCATCAAGGGTATTGGAAGGAGACTGGCCAACATTGTCTGCAAGAAAGCCGATGTCGACATGAACAAGAG GGCCGGTGAGTTGTCTGCAGCTGAGATCGACAACCTCATGACCATCGTAGCAAACCCGAAGCAGTACAAGATTCCAGACTGGTTCTTGAACAGACAGAAGGACTACAAGGATGGAAAGTACTCCCAGGTTGTTTCCAATGCCCTCGACATGAAGCTCAGGGATGATCTTGAACGCCTCAAGAAGATCAG GAACCACCGTGGGCTGAGGCACTACTGGGGTCTCCGTGTCCGTGGACAACACACCAAGACAACTGGTCGCAGAGGAAAGACTGTTGGTGTCTCTAAGAAGCGTTAA
- the LOC106421174 gene encoding UDP-rhamnose/UDP-galactose transporter 6: MAPVSKADKKTAADAGAWMFNVVTSVGIIIVNKALMATYGYSFATTLTGLHFAFTTLMTIVLRCLGYIQPSHLPFTELLRFIFFANFSIVGMNVSLMWNSVGFYQIAKLSMIPVSCLLEMVLDKIRYSRDTKLSIGLVLAGVGVCTVTDVSVNSKGFLAAFVAVWSTSLQQYYVHYLQRKYSLSSFNLLGHTAPAQAATLLVVGPFLDYWLTEKRVDMYDYNLVSVLFITLSCTIAIGTNLSQFICIGRFTAVSFQVLGHMKTILVLVMGFFFFGREGLNLHVVIGMVIAVLGMIWYGNASSKPGGKERRSYSLPTTRQQKLGAASDSDDNEDKA; the protein is encoded by the exons atggctCCTGTGAGTAAAGCCGATAAGAAAACAGCAGCAGATGCTGGGGCTTGGATGTTCAATGTCGTCACTTCTGTTGGTATCATCATTGTCAATAAAGCTTTAATGGCCACTTACGGTTATAGCTTTG CTACAACCTTAACCGGTTTACATTTTGCTTTCACAACTCTCATGACCATTGTTCTAAGATGTCTTGGTTACATTCAGCCTTCTCATCTTCCCTTTACCGAGCTTCTCAGATTTATTTTCTTTGCCAACTTCTCCATCGTTGGAATGAACGTCAGTCTTATGTGGAACTCTGTTGGTTTTTATCAG ATTGCAAAGCTCAGCATGATTCCTGTATCCTGTTTGTTGGAGATGGTGTTAGATAAGATCCGTTACTCCAGAGACACCAAGCTTAGCATAGGACTGGTTCTTGCTGGTGTTGGTGTATGCACTGTCACTGATGTTAGTGTCAATAGCAAAGGCTTTCTAGCCGCTTTTGTTGCCGTCTGGAGTACTTCTCTGCAACAATAT TATGTACATTACCTTCAGCGCAAGTACTCCCTTAGCTCATTCAACCTATTGGGACATACCGCTCCAGCCCAAGCCGCAACATTGCTGGTTGTTGGTCCATTTCTTGATTATTGGCTCACAGAAAAAAGAGTTGACATGTACGACTACAACTTGGTCTCCGTG CTGTTTATAACCCTCTCGTGCACAATAGCAATCGGGACCAACCTAAGCCAGTTCATCTGCATCGGGAGATTCACAGCGGTGTCATTTCAAGTCCTGGGACACATGAAGACAATCCTGGTGCTGGTGATGGGATTTTTCTTCTTTGGTAGAGAAGGTCTGAACTTGCATGTGGTTATTGGAATGGTTATTGCAGTACTTGGTATGATCTGGTACGGTAATGCCTCTTCCAAGCCAGGAGGCAAAGAACGAAGAAGCTATTCTCTTCCAACTACTCGTCAACAGAAGCTTGGAGCTGCTTCGGATTCTGATGACAACGAAGACAAAGCCTAG